CAAGCAGGCGGGGCTGTGCGCGGAAGGCGCCGGACTCCAGCGCACGCAGGGTATTATTGTGCAGGTAGAGGTGGCGCAGGGCAGCGAGAGGAGCCAGGGCTCCCTGCTCCAGGTGCGCGATGCTGTTGTCTTGCAGGAACAGCGTCTGAAGGTTGTGGGGACGAAAAGTTTACTTCATTGTGAGGCACCTCCTAGTGACCTTTCACTACACTCTTAGGTTCACACACTCGATTCCAAAGGGCACTGTAGCCCACTAGGGCCCTCCAGTCCCACATAATGCCCACCTGAGTCCCCGGAGGGATTCCCTGTGGGACCACGCGCAACCGTAGGGCACCACACTCCACTGTGGCGCTGTAGCAGCGGCAGGCGGCGGGACAGCCAGTGGCGCGGGGTGGGAGTCcgggcagcagcggcagcagcaataaccccagcagtagcagcagcagcgtgGGGGCCCCTGGGGCCATTTCCGAAGAGCCCCACCAGGAAGCTGTGGCTTCCCTAGGGAATGGACCCGGATGGGATGCACCTCCTGAAACAGGTCAGCAGACCAGTGCTAACATTATCCAGCCAGCGCTTGAGCAGGAATGTAATGCCAGGCGTGGTGGGTTATGCTCTTAAGCTaaactggggaagctgaggcagcgGGATTGTTGTtaaactaagccatcaaccaagggatccacatggttccagccaaaagagtggcagaggaatgccttgtctggcatcagtgggaggcgaggtccttggtcccgtgaaggctcaatagaggccccagtgtggagAAATCGAGTGGGGGTCGTGGgagtgggttggatggaggagcatattctggagttgggggttttcggggaggggggaaaccgggaagcagtataacatttgaaatgcaaatgaacaataaattcaataaaattcaAGGCCAGGTCTAGGCTATATGTTCCAGGCCAGGTTGGCTGGACCACAGTATAGTACtcaggggccaggcagtggtggcacagcctttaatcccagaatttacttgggagacagatctctatgagtttgacttctacagagtgagattcaaGAGCAgtcaaggctgcacagagaaaccctgacgtgaaaaaaaacaaacaaaaaccaaaccaaccaaagcaaaacaaatcaaaaacaaaacagcacttcagactggtctatatagtgagttccaggttggTCAAGACTACATAAATAGTgaaatcctgtctaaaaaaaagaaaaagaaaaagaaaaagaaaaagaaaaaaaagaaaagaaagaaaagtactctCCATTTACTCTTGTTAAAACCTGTacaatagccaggcggtggtggcgcacgcctgtaatcccagcactctgggaggcagaggcaggcggatttctgagttagaggccagcctggtctacagagtgagttccaggatagccagggctacacagagaaaccctgtctcgaaaaaaccaaatccaaaaaaacctgTTCAAAGGCGCCAAAATAGCTGTATAAGTAATGGCACTTGCCTGGCAAACCTGGGGACCTGAGCTGCATCTATCCAACCTACATAaggtggaagaaaagaagcaaCTCCACAAAGGTGGCCTCTGTGTGagcattccccacccccaactgatGCATGTGAGAGCaggagtacacacacatgcatgcacatgtgagcatacacacacacagacatacacacacacagatatacacacagacatacacacacacagacatatacacacacacagacacacacacacacacagacacacacacacacagacacacacacacacacacaattttttaaaaaggaaaaacaacaaaaaatacctgCCCCCcccaaaatacaaaatcaaaagcAATCTTTCCTTGATGGCCCGTCCTTACCTTGCCCTAGGCCTCTTGCTGTGCCTATACTGAGAACCTCCTGCTCTTCAGTGGCTCGACAGCCGCATCACCTGCACGGTAGCCTTCACTGGGCTCTGGTCCCAGATGCAACAGAACATAACTTGGGAACTGCCTGGGTAGCAAAGTCCAGGGCAATGACCCAGGCATGGGCCAAAAGAGAGGGCTCTGGCCAGATACACCACCTTGGTCTCACTCTGTGGGCACTGGCATCAGCATAAAGTTCAACACTGAACAGAAACTTCTTTGTGCCTCAACACAAGAGCAAGGGACTCCGCATGACCTTGACGCATATGATCCCACCTAGGCTTCATTTGTCATGATCTGAGGGCAATGTGGGGAGAAATGGTGGTCACAGCATAGCTTGGTGTGGTCCCTGATCTTCCTATTGTAGTGGTAGAGGTGGGTAGAAAACTCACCAAGAGCTAAGCTTTTCCTCAGGGGCAACAtgtatgttttatttccttttagacAGGGTCTACTGTGTTTCTCTGGTCGGCCTGGAACTCCTATGTggatggcctcaaacccagagatgtctgcctgccttcaagtgctgagattaaaggcactaTGCCTAGcttatttctatcttttttctttcctttttttaaaaaaaaatgtatgtgtgctgggcagtggtagcgcatgtctgtaatcccagcactctgggaggcagaggcaggtggatttctgagttcgaggccagcctggtctacagagtgagttctaggacagccagggctatacagagaaaccctgtctccaaaacaaaacaaaacaacaacaaaaaaacaaatccaaaaaacaaagaaaaaatgtatgtgtatgaatgttttgttttgcatgCATACCTGGAACCCTGAAAagtcagaagaagacatcagatcccctgaaactgaagttaggagggttgtgagccatcatgtggggtgctgggaactcaccCCCAGCCCTACCCGcaccgagacagggtctctatgtgtCCATGACGATCCTGAAACTCTATGTAaagcaggttggccttgaactcagagatccacttgcttctgcctctctagtgcgGGGATTAAAGACCTGAGCCTCCACATCTGACTGCTCCTTCTAGtattctgagtcagggtcttgcTATACTTGAACCTAAGCATGCCCCCAAGTGACAAGATTACAGGGTGCACCATCACACCTAGCTTTCTCCGGCAATTTTTAGAGAATGGAGGGATAAGACAAACAACAGGAATATCAGTTCAGTGGCCATGCCTTGGCCCCAAAGCTGGTTCCAAACAGGCCTGTGTCTTTGGAGTAGGTGAAGGTGTGTGTCCTGGCTGGGATGTGGGAGAAAACCTTAGGTCATCAActggtttttaattttcttctttcctcccttctgggGATTGACCTCAGCTCCTCCCATGCACTAGGCTACAGGCTTAAGCGCACAGGACACCACTGAGTTCCACTCCGACCATCACACCTGGGCATCTAGCTTTCTGAGAAGAATATGGGAGCAGTGACCTCTGAGTCTGTAAAGAAATGCCTTCACAGAAGGTCATCGCATGTGCCTGGGAACCCAGGGACAGGGGGACTGGGGTCTAGTTCTAGCCACAGTGAGCTCAGTTTTAATGGTGATACCCGAAGCTGAAAAGCCTGCTTTTTCTGAAGTTAAGGAAGACAGGACCAAGGGTACGCTGTTCCCTAGGCTCCAGCCTCCTTTGCATGGTCTAGTATAGGTCTTAATACCTGCTTATTCACCAGGTCTTCTTTGCTCTGAGTAAGTTGAACTGTACTAAGTGGCCTTGGTGTTTGTCTCAATTTTGCACCGATTATAAGTCACATGATCATTTAAAGGCACTAGAGATGAGCAGCACAGCAGTAAAGTTTTAATGGAATAGCTTCGGCGCAGGCAAAGGCAGTTCCTGGGTATCTCAGGACATGTGGAGCCCCAAGAAGTGGGGACGTTTGCTAGGTTTCTGGGTTTTATTTCCTGGTGCGTGAATGACTGGTTGGTCCCTGGCTCCAGGCCTTGCGCATCTGTTCAGCCTTCAGTAGCAAAGCCTTGATCTGTGCATTAGGGATCAGAGCTGCTGCTTATGCAGAAGCCCAGATGTGCATCAGTGCAAGAGAGTCATGACGGGAATAAGGGCCCCTTATTAGATGAGCCCAGAAATCCTTTTATCAGGACAGGAACCTCTAATCCTGGGCAGGAGCTGGGTGTCGGTCGGTCTCCTGGGTGCCTATCTAGGCGGGAAGAGGGTGGAGAGGCGCCCTATGTTCTCTGTCCCAGCTGAGGTCTCTGGCAGCCCTTGCAATCCAGCGCTTTTAAGCAGCACTACCTCCCCTAACCGCCCCCTCCCGTTCCAGTGGGTCTGCTCATTGAGGGTGTGGTTTCCATCCCCTTCTCACTGCCAGATTCTATGACCTTTTCTTAGTGAGACAGTCAGAATCTAGAGGGTCCCGATCCCGCCCCCAAGCCCGGTGACCTTGGGCCAGGATCTTCCCCCCCCTCACCTGCTCCAGTGGCGAGCGACTCCCCGCGGTGCTTGCGGCTGCAAGACTGGAGAAGCGGAGGGGGGGTTGGGGTGGGCGCGCACGCGCACCGGCCCACGCGCGCCTTGCGCCCTGCCTGACGTGACCAGCGTAGGCCAATCCGTGGGATGCAAAGCCGGTGTAAGGGTTAGAGGTGGCCGAGAGAGGACCTCTGTAGGGACAGAGGATAGCGGGGCTGCACCAGAACCTTGGACAGCGCCAAGCATCCTGGGCTCACCTCTGCGCGCGCACGCGCTCTCAGTCACTGGCGTGCAGGTGACAGCGGACATCTAGGTTAACCCGGAGTGCTGGAGCCGAGGGGTAACCTGCGAGTACTACAAAACCCAGAGTTTGCCCTAACCCTCCCCACACAGCCCCAGCCGGAGTCTCAGGGCGGCGGGGCAGCGAGCAGCAGCTGGGCTAGGTCCATCGTTAGGGCGATGCGGCGACCTTGCCAGTGGACGTGAGAGGGGACCGTGGGTGAACCAGGTCCATACTCGAAGCAAGCGCTGAGCTCGAAGGCCAGGGCCGAGCGCACTAGACCCACGCCGCCTGCGCGCTCCGGCGCCGGGTGGTACAGGCGCCCATTGGCCGCCAGGGGTAGCAAGCGAGCCGGCTCGAAGGGTATGGCCAGCGCCTCGCCGCCACCGCAGTAGGAGAGGCGAGGTGACTCGCTGTCGGCAGCCAGGAGGTGCGTGAAGACCACCGGCCGGTCTTCACAGCGCAGGAAGTTACGCTCTCTGCCGCAAAgcgagaggaaggggaaggaagcctCGTAGCGCCCGCTGTGGTTGGGTCTCAGGCGGGAGAAGAAAGTGACCAGGAACTGCGGGTCTGTGGGAACAAAAGGCACGGCTGTTCATGCTCAGGGACCACGCTTCCCAGACACGCTCCTTTTCCTGGGAATACCAGCACTGGCACGAGACAGCGCCCCCCTTGTGGATGACGGCCTCCCTCAGAGTCGGGGAGCCGAGGCCCTGAAGGGTGGAGAGAGACATGAGGGAGCAGTGCAGTAAGCAATACCTTTGAAGCAGGTGATAAAGTTCTTCATTTTGGAGTCATCTAGGAAAAGCTGCAGAAGGGACACAGTGGACAGTAAGTCCTGGCAAGAAAGCCGGTGGTGCTCGCTGTCCTTGCTTTTCTGTATAACGTGTTCGGGGGGCACGGGAGAGGGCCCTGCGGACTTCCCACGTCTACAGACGGTTCCCAGGGCTGCAGCCCACACCCCCTTTTCTACAGCAGGCTTGACAGCCGCTCGTCCCCAGCAATCGCGAGCACTCGCCCTGGGATTGGTGCTAGGCTCGTGTGGGCGGGACTACAATGCGGTAAGCGGCTGGCCCCGGAATTTCCGGCTTCCAGCTTGGGCTTTGAAAGGTTCCAAGCCTCGCGTAGCGCCTATTCCCAGGCCTCGCCTCTAGAACTACTCCCCACCCGGTGCCGCGTCCGCAGTTCCCTCAGGACTCCCCCCTCTGTCGCACGCCAGGCACACCTGGCCTTGGTGATCCACATAGTAGAAATACTCGCGGGTTCTGGGTTCCGGGCTTTGGCCCTGTGTGTAGGAGACACGTTCGTCCCCACTGCAGGTCCGAGCTCCCTGCGACCTCGCCAAGACTAGAGCCAAGTTACGCACTGCCCCGCAAGGTGGCCACATCCTTCCACACCGGAAACAGATTCCACACTCCCACACAGTGCTGCGCCCGGGGCTTTGGGTTCCGCCGGCAACACGTGCTCGGAGGGGCGGAGCTATCTGCCCCGCCCCCGGAAGTAGCTAACGTTGATTCACCCCGCCCCCTTGTCAGAAGTAACCTGAATGAAGCACAGGCAGCGAATGTGCACTTGAACTTTATTCACAAGGCGCACTGTCCCCTCGATCCACGCGTCCGAGGGAGCGCCTGAGGCTGAGAGGTCCAGGACCTGCCCCAGAGAACTACGGGCCTCCGCATGGCgggacttttgtttttaataaataaaaattctaaaaatatatatatatataaacaggagAAATGAAGTTTGACAACTGGTGGAACTCAGATTCCAGAATGGAAAACGCAGACGAGTCCAGGCAGGTCTCATCCACGCGCCGCCCGTGTGTGAAGTTTGGTCAGAGGCCGCGAGGTCAAAGGAGGGTGGTGCTAACTTGCTCAGCAGAGGACCGCAACAGCAGTTCAAGAGATAAATAGCATCTGGTTAAAACTATGTCCTTAGCAAACTTAGTTCTGACATCTGTCATCCTATTTATATCTTTATACACAAGTAGGGCTGGGTATCGGATAGATTCTGTagtcaaacaaaaaaccaaaaaacctctcGCCCTCCCCCACCCGCCCCAAGAAAGCCTGCCTAGCCCTGGCCCTATCCCAGAGGGCTTTGGTTTGGGGCCTCCCCTTGCACAAAGACCTATTAGGCATTGAGCCGACAGAGCCCTGTCCTAGCAGGGGCCAGCACAGCTCTCCAgagctccctttcctctccttgagGCCCCAGCCAGAGGCCCTTAGACTAGGGTGGGAGGGAGCAGGACGAGAGTGCCTTGGTGGAGGATTGCCCTGAAGAGGGGACAAGGTCATGTTGCCCTGAGCAACGCGGCATGTGCTTCGGCCGACCAGGAGGGCAGTGTCGCTCGGCTCCGGGAAACAGAAGGCACTTCTCGGGGCTGGCTTGCGACCGACCGGCAGGGTGAGCAAGTACCCGCAGGAACTGGCCGCGAGATATGGCGCGGCTGCTTTGCCCGGGAGGGCCTGGGGCGGGGCTGGCATCTGGCGGGCCTGGCATGCTGCCTCGCTCTGGGGCcttcccacccacctccccaggTGTCACCCTAGCAGGCGTCCATAGCCCTCGTGCTATAGCACGCCCTCCATGAAGCTGGTATCTAAATGCTGAATGAGCACTCGAAGGAAGGACATCTCCTTTCGTGTATTCTCGAAGATGACGCGAGGATCATCCGACTGGCAGCGCAGGCAGTTGGGTGCCATCACCATAGCCAGGTTGCTGACGTCCATTTTGGTAATGGCTACATTGGCCGGCTGCACGAACACCTGTGTAAGGAGGTCCAggtgaagggagaggaggagagcagagTGGAGGGTAGGCGGAGCTATTTCGGGATGAGCTGGGCGGAGTGGAAGGCTGGTTGGGGAGGATGGAAGGTGGGCTGGGCGTGGTGTGGCACTGGACGCAGAGCATGCATACCTGGAGGAAGCGAATGAGGTAGCACAGCACCATTCGGTTGATGCGCGGGAGCGCGTGCACCACGGCCACAGCAGCCTCCGGGCTCTCGTAGTGCGCAATGCATTGTTCGTAGAATTCATGAGGAATCAAGGGCTCTTCCAGCTCCCGATACCACAGCTTCAGCAGCGATGCTGGGGGTGGGAGTGATTTAGAAGGTCTTGACTTGGGGGGTCCCTAAGCCAAGCATCCACCAGAGGCCACATCCAGAGAAACGGTGTATGGAGGATCTGGAACAGGCTGGAAAGGGTCCCTCTAGCTAAAGCTGTACAGACTGAGCCCAGATCTCAGAGACACTAGATGCTGGAGGACCTGGGATCACTCTTGGCAGTATAGGTATGTGCCCACCATgactacaaaataaaatttctcgCAAGGGTTGTGCAGCTGCTGAAGAAGGTGGCTGAGAATGCCCCAAGAGCTGTGGGCCAGGCTGCTCTGGAGGGGCAGAACCCTGGGTATGCCAAGAACACTGACATGTCCAGTGTAGGAGGATGTCTACAGTTCTTCTGGAGGTAGATGCCAGGGGTGAAGGATGGCGAGATGCAGCGGCAGGACAGAGGGACAAGGCCACAGGGCGATCCTGAACAGGAGCCCCAGCCTGCATGGTTATCTGCTTTCTGTGATATGCATGCAAGCCAACTCCTCCAGACTACTGAGTATGTGAGGGACTCACCAGGGACATGGGGGTCCTCCAGGCCTGTGGGCACCTTCCACTGATCCACCTGCAACTTCAGGGCATTCACCTCATCGATGTCGCCAGGGACCCTAGAGAACACAGGGCACATCGCAGACTAGAGGAGCTCCTCTTGTCCTGGAGCTGGGACAGCAGAGAGCCTCAAGGACGTACCCACCGGGCTGTCTCACCCACCCACTGGGCCAcctcaggcagggcagggactCGGAGCTTTGCTGCCCCGTGTGGGCATGCCGCCCATGCACTTGGGTCGGGGGAGGGGCTCCTGGCTTCGCTGTGCAGGTGGTTCCCTCTGCAAGCCACTGAAGCCCAAACTTGATTCCCTTTTTGTCTTGGGGGCTTGGATCTCCCTGGTCCTGACAGGCAAGTGCCATCCCGAGGGCTGGGTGTGTCACATCCCTGCTCACACGGGAGGATGAACTGGGGCTGCTGAACTGCCTGGCCAGCTGCATCCCACCCATCTCTAAAGCTCTTGTCAGAGGCGATGTCCTTGCTAGTATCCAGGTCCATTCTGGACCCATTGGCTGTCTTTGTTGGCCATGACCTATGTGAGGGGTAGGGTGGGTGGTGACACAGCCAATGTGCCTCCTACGGGTGGGGCATTGCCTTGTCTCTTTTGACTGCATGGGCCCTAGGCTTAATGTCCCTAATATTAGAGATATAAACATTTAACTGTGCTCCATTTCCCCAACTACAATCTGAGGTTGCCAAGGCACCTGAAGATACCCTCCGTCTGGTCACCGTTGAGCGCCAGGACCTCCTCGGAGAGCCGTGTCTGTACCCAGGGCAGCTGCCTGTCAGGATAGCGGTCTTTCTGCATGCTCATCACCTCCTGCAGTGCACTGCCAAACATGGATGGGCTGAACACTGCGTTCTTGGCATGTCGTATCTCCTCCACGTTAGGCTTCTTCAGGCCCTGTGAAAACAGCCCAGCACCCAGGCCCTGTTGTAGTCCAGCCtccttctttcatctcttgtCCCTAATTCTGGTTCTTGGCCCAGTCAGAACCAGGGACAACTCAGACTCTGACCCACGTCACTAAGGGGGTTTCCCATCAGGCCATCTGCAACACCCTAAAGCATGGATATGAAGAATTGTGGAGGTGAGGGTCCCTACCACAGGCTTGCATATGGCGGTGTCTGTCTGCTGCACCTCACCATGCCAGTTGGAGTTCTTAGGGGGCCAGTGCAGCCCCCTGGATGCTATTCCTGGGCTCTGGGAGGCAGGGTACAGCCACTCCATTACTTGGGTAGGCTGCCTATGTCCTCTCTAGTACCCATTGCTGCTCAACTGCTCAGGCATGGTCACAGTCTTTGAAGAGAAAGACTGTACGGGAAGCACAGGGTCTCCTAAGCCTTCCTAGTCAGACATGAACAGGCTGAGCACCTGTCAGCAGGTGCTCTGCTGAGCCTCACTGCCTCATCATCAGGCTTCTGTATGGACCGGAGGAGAGTCATTTGCCCTACCCTGCTTCTCCCAGAAGCATTAGTACCTTCTTGGCCCCAGTCAGAGCTGCCTTCTGCAGTTTGTGGTAACAGTACTTCGCATAGGTGCTTATTGCCACCcctagaagagaaagggggacagTCAGCCAGGTGTGGACATGTGGGATACAGGGGCTGAGAATAGCAATTGCAGGGTTTTCACCCACCCCTGAGCTAGACAGTAGCCCATACTCTCTCCAAGGCACAGTCCTACAGTGCAAAGACCCAAGAGGAGAAGCAAGGGGAACTTCCCACACATGTAGGAGCTAAGGTGGGGGAAATCCTTCTGCTAGCCTTCCTACAGCCACCAAGGAAAAGCAGGGTGGAAACAAAGCGCTTCCCAGGAAGGAGTCACAGGCAAGAAAGGACACACCCAGGCCTTCAGTTCTACCTCCTTTCCTCCTTAGGTGACCCTAGCAAGACCTTTGGTCTTCCCTGGTCCCAGGGGAAGAGGTTTCTGGATGAAGTATCTAGTGCCTTTGGCCAGCACTGGGGCAAATAGCTCTCCAGCAGCCCTGGCTTCCTTGGGGGCAGGGTGAAGCTGGGGGCGAGAGTGTCAGGGAGACGTGGACAAGGTGAACGACAGCATCTAGATGGCAGTGTCTTGTGCCAGCACCCTAAGCAGAGGCCAAGCGGACGGCAGGCTGAAGGCCTTCTCCTCAAGGGAGGGGGCTTTCTGGGACTCTGCCCCTGCAGCAGAGCTGGAAGAATTGGAGTGTTGGCGCATGCACTCCAGTGACAAAATTAGGCTTGGTATGAATGGAAGATGATGTCAAGCGTCACCCCTTGGTCCTGGCAAATATGGAGGGAGACAGATGACAAGAAATACAATGGACAGACTGCCACCAGCTGTGTGCTTCCGGAAAACAGACATCCCTCCTCTGGAAGCTCCTTCTGTGACTTCTAGCTTGCTGTCCACTGGGGTCAATAGGGTCTCTTAAGTTTCTTGTGGACATCTGAGGACTTGGGAAGGTCCTCAGATGTGTGCATCCATATCCCATAAGCTTATTTTGTCCCATTAGAACATTTTAGCATAAAATAGTTTATTCACATCTATAAAAGGGGTTGCTTTCTAGCCAGAGTAATTATAGACTTCTCAGATGTTTAAGTCTTGAACAATCTGCCCCAGGTCCCATGTGATCCACAGACCCTGGCAGAAGATTCTGGGTTTTGTCCTCAGCCAGTTGGAGATAGTATTGTAGTTTTCTGCTTTGGGGCACCCTACCCTTCAGGAAAGCTGAACGGGTAGTGCTCAAGTTCTTCCCCTGCCCTGGTTTGGCCTCAGCAGATGATGTCTGAGATCAACTGAAGGGACTTAGGCCTGCtgcctcctgctctgccctcaggGATGCCTCATCTGATACCTGCTCAGGACCACAGCACTTACCACTTCTACCACTCCTCAGCTGGTGGTGGGTGTGAGAAAAAcctctctgggcttcagtttTTCAGTAGGATAGGGAATGAAATAACACCCATCTCATCAATGCCTGAGAATGATTGTCTGGGAGCCGATTAAGTGTTAAGTAGAGAGTCTCTGGTGCTGTGGTAGCAACAGGTAGGCCAGGACTGAGGCTGGGGCTACATGTAACCGGATTCTAGGTAGGCGCAGTAGTTTCTCCTCTGTGCTGTGTCCAAAGTGGACCAGGCAGTGGTCACTGCCATCCCGTAGAGACCTTTACTTGTATGAGGTCTGCTCTGGGCCTCCAGTCTAGCTTTGTTGAACCTTGGCCTCTACCAGGCTGCAGACTTTTGTACAGTTTTACATCAAGGAGTGGTTTACGCTACCAGACTTGGAGGGACAGTGCCGTGGGTTCTCACTATTGCAGCAGGTGCAACAAGGCTTCTTGTGTCTGCTGGCACTCACCTGCATGGTCCAGGGAAGGCATGCTCCTGTTTCTGTCCTGACAGTCTGGGCTCCAGAGCTCTGCCCAGTTCTGCCTCAAGTACCATAGGAGCTTGTTCCCGACCTTGTTTGCTCGCACAGGTAGCTGGACCTATCGCCAGGCCCCAGTGGCTGGGCAAGCAGAGTCTTGTAACCCCACTACTATCCCCATGGGCAGTCTCGACAGAGGTTGCTAGGGCATCCTGAGCACCTCCAAGCAAGGGCAAATTTCAAGCCCTGCTGAGGCCATCCTGGCCTTCTTGGAAGGCTCTCCAGCTTCCTGCTGGCTGGCTTTTCTGTTCTACACACATCTCATCTACAGAAAGCTCGCTGGCCTAGTCCTTGGGTTCCTGTGGGCAGCACACAGTAGCAAGGGCTTTATGAAGAGGAGGTAGGCGCTTCAATACTGGGGATGGTGGTCCCGGAAGCAGCTCTGCACTAAGCTGGTGCAGGCAGGTCAGAGCTGCCTTTCAGCCTTATGAGGGAGTGGCAGCATTGAGCAGTCACTAAGAGCTCTAGATAGGGAGGTCATAGCCTTCCTTGGTGTTTAAATAAGAAGAGTGGTCCTGATAGGGCTCAGGGGAAGAGCAAGAAGGAAGCCGGTGGAAGAAGCAGAGAAACTCTGGGCTGCAGAAGGCTTTGCTGGGGCCAGCACTGGAAAGGGAAGATTCCCTGCTGAGACTAGGGTGGGCTCCCCTGCCCCCAGAGGCACTAGGCTAGATAAGCAATTGCCACAGGACAACCAGCCCCTCCACCTGTGAGCCTCACCCCATGGTCAGGCCATTCACTCACCTGGGGGTGGCACCAGGCCTTCACAGGTTAGTTCTTGTTTCCCCTGTCcaccaagaagcaagctgtggGTTGTCCTGGGCACCGCTAGAATTGGTGCACAGCACGCACCGT
This portion of the Apodemus sylvaticus chromosome 17, mApoSyl1.1, whole genome shotgun sequence genome encodes:
- the C17H8orf82 gene encoding UPF0598 protein C8orf82 homolog; amino-acid sequence: MWPPCGAVRNLALVLARSQGARTCSGDERVSYTQGQSPEPRTREYFYYVDHQGQLFLDDSKMKNFITCFKDPQFLVTFFSRLRPNHSGRYEASFPFLSLCGRERNFLRCEDRPVVFTHLLAADSESPRLSYCGGGEALAIPFEPARLLPLAANGRLYHPAPERAGGVGLVRSALAFELSACFEYGPGSPTVPSHVHWQGRRIALTMDLAQLLLAAPPP